From Bacteroidota bacterium, a single genomic window includes:
- a CDS encoding gliding motility-associated C-terminal domain-containing protein has translation MKRICVLILFFICLTALKGFATHLMGGNLYYTYTGINGGNGYSKFDIELKLYRYCAPGSSQMPSNFTLAVYENDSAAPNANKILYNTYIFPLASQQFITPPNANDTCAFLPNECVEEGIYTGSIEVPPSTGGYHLLMERCCRNQNIVNVFNPGDVGMVFYAFIPPTTVTNNSPQFQVAPVPYICAFDTVSILNSAVDPDGDILEYKFVTPYAGISSGNSPNPTMPSVYSWPIDTVTYDLGFSSAQPFGVGGYQFINSSTGLTSYLSPNTGFYVVAVEIIEWRNGIIVGKSRRDLQLIFITCPINPAPVLSAQTQQINYTVQAGQQLCFNITFNDPNGDSVFFNSSGNIFNGAFFNPPATLAPAVGLATVTSTFCWTPACTLNSAVPYNFSVSTNDNGCPPKITNIVYSITVVPFVSNIQISGADSICAGALNNIGYTTNGNNGSTYTWVISGGAITNGQGTNSIFVDWGQVGPYILTVTEISASGCLGQPVTKNIYVKPSPTASAGVDKTFCSGATVTLGSSAANGVTYTWNPANGLSNSAISNPSITLANATQAPITSNYTVTANLNGCLASDTVTLTINPTAVSNAGTNQFFCSGDTINLGTQPTNGYTYSWTPATGLSSTTISNPTLQLINNGSAIVYATYYVVTNNTYNCPSSDSVTVGINPLPVVLSSANPDTVCAGKPVVLNATGASSYNWANANNPGTSIGIGSSITVNPTITTTYIVTGTSASNCENTSSITVVVNPLPAIVAFQNPDTICQGDSSLISVSGGNSYAWALLTAPNQVINTGVSFYVSPMVTTSYIATGTNLNGCENKDTVTIHVNPTPVLTTIIGTLSVCPGITGLTYYLPNGNTSSTYNWTITGGTIVSGQGNDSILVNWGPTGIGVISVIEVSDKGCVSEDIGITISINPELEPAIPFGDTALCANEAFGITYSCLQTPGSTYNWYTSNGTIVSGNGTNSVTVNWNIAGPATVYIWYQEQTTADTICSGWSDTLAITLWPVPQTSAISASPEVCIYDTTSFAVLNSIGNSYFWNAVNGNISIGQSTNQMNAYWTASGLQQVQVIETNSFGCKDTADYTILVNPLPNANAGNDTSVCSGFSTNLLATGGITYSWSPGTGLSNASIPDPVATPNVTTTYAVLVTDTNGCKKFDSVMVVVNPLPVVVTIANPPAICIGDSSQLSASGGATYQWSPSNYLNNVSIANPYASPPVSSTYLVTVTDTKGCSSSSSITIVVNPLPIISTNNDQIICNGSSFLLTALGGVTYQWSPPGGLSSVTGQSVSASPSQPTLYIVTGTDANGCQNTDSVFIDINPQPKANFSIQPDISCKGVSIQFENLSADALNFEWQFGDNTASSDINPVHFYQLGQQAFVQLIAYNNFCSDTIILSNNVLTLSGYLDSTANVFTPNGDLINDCFGLPLNTKFEDCMTMYVFDRWGVLMFESNASSKCWNGKNKQGNDVPTGTYYYKIRVESSEAFGALQLLRN, from the coding sequence ATGAAAAGAATTTGCGTCTTAATTTTATTTTTTATTTGCCTCACAGCACTCAAGGGATTTGCGACTCACTTAATGGGGGGCAACTTGTATTATACCTATACCGGTATAAATGGAGGCAATGGATATAGCAAATTCGATATTGAGCTAAAGTTGTATCGCTATTGTGCACCGGGCAGTTCACAAATGCCATCTAATTTTACTCTTGCTGTTTACGAGAACGATTCAGCAGCACCCAATGCTAATAAGATATTGTATAATACTTATATTTTTCCATTGGCTTCTCAGCAATTTATTACTCCACCCAATGCAAATGATACATGTGCTTTTTTACCAAATGAATGTGTAGAAGAAGGAATATACACAGGTTCAATTGAAGTGCCACCTAGCACAGGTGGCTATCATCTGCTTATGGAGCGCTGCTGCCGCAATCAAAATATTGTAAATGTTTTCAATCCGGGCGATGTAGGCATGGTGTTTTATGCCTTTATTCCGCCTACTACCGTTACAAATAATTCGCCACAGTTTCAGGTAGCACCTGTTCCGTACATCTGTGCCTTTGATACCGTTAGCATTTTAAATAGCGCAGTTGATCCTGATGGAGATATACTGGAATATAAATTTGTTACTCCATATGCTGGCATATCAAGTGGCAACAGTCCCAATCCTACCATGCCTTCGGTTTATTCATGGCCTATCGATACCGTTACTTACGATCTGGGCTTCTCTTCTGCACAACCCTTCGGAGTTGGAGGGTATCAGTTTATTAATTCGTCAACTGGCCTCACCTCTTATTTATCCCCAAATACAGGTTTTTATGTTGTTGCCGTTGAAATTATAGAATGGCGCAATGGAATTATTGTTGGCAAATCGCGAAGAGATTTGCAATTAATATTTATCACCTGCCCTATAAATCCAGCACCCGTGCTTTCTGCCCAAACCCAACAAATAAATTATACTGTACAGGCTGGTCAGCAACTTTGTTTTAATATTACATTTAATGATCCAAATGGAGATAGTGTGTTTTTTAATTCGAGTGGAAATATTTTTAACGGAGCTTTTTTTAATCCACCGGCAACCTTGGCACCAGCAGTTGGTCTGGCAACCGTTACTTCAACATTTTGCTGGACTCCGGCCTGTACCTTAAACTCAGCAGTTCCCTATAATTTTTCTGTGAGCACCAACGATAATGGTTGCCCGCCTAAAATTACCAATATAGTTTACAGTATAACAGTAGTCCCATTTGTTAGTAATATTCAAATTTCGGGGGCCGATTCTATTTGTGCAGGTGCTCTAAACAATATTGGTTACACCACCAATGGAAATAATGGTAGCACCTATACCTGGGTAATAAGTGGAGGGGCCATAACGAATGGGCAGGGAACAAATTCGATTTTTGTAGACTGGGGTCAGGTAGGCCCATATATACTCACCGTTACAGAAATAAGCGCTTCCGGTTGCCTGGGGCAACCGGTTACTAAAAACATTTATGTTAAGCCATCGCCTACAGCTAGCGCGGGTGTTGACAAGACATTTTGCTCAGGAGCAACAGTTACTCTTGGCAGCAGTGCGGCCAATGGCGTAACGTATACATGGAATCCCGCCAATGGATTATCTAATAGTGCCATCAGCAATCCTAGTATTACCTTAGCCAATGCAACACAAGCGCCAATAACATCCAATTATACGGTTACTGCTAACCTAAATGGGTGTTTGGCAAGCGATACGGTTACCTTAACTATAAACCCTACGGCAGTATCAAATGCGGGCACCAACCAATTCTTTTGCTCCGGAGATACAATTAATCTGGGTACACAGCCAACCAATGGTTATACTTACTCATGGACACCAGCTACCGGCCTTAGCAGCACTACAATTTCTAACCCTACCTTACAATTAATTAATAATGGCAGTGCTATCGTATATGCCACTTATTATGTTGTTACCAATAATACTTACAATTGTCCATCTTCAGATAGCGTTACCGTTGGTATCAATCCATTGCCGGTAGTGTTATCATCTGCTAATCCAGATACAGTTTGTGCAGGCAAGCCGGTGGTACTTAATGCAACAGGTGCCAGCAGCTATAATTGGGCAAATGCCAACAACCCGGGCACCAGCATTGGTATTGGAAGTTCGATAACGGTAAATCCAACCATTACAACAACCTATATTGTTACCGGTACAAGCGCCTCTAATTGTGAGAACACTTCATCTATAACGGTAGTTGTAAATCCATTACCCGCAATAGTTGCTTTTCAAAATCCTGATACCATTTGTCAGGGCGATTCTTCACTTATAAGTGTAAGTGGTGGCAACAGTTATGCATGGGCTTTGCTTACCGCGCCCAATCAGGTTATTAATACGGGTGTTTCATTTTATGTTTCGCCTATGGTAACCACATCGTATATAGCTACCGGTACAAACTTGAATGGGTGCGAAAATAAGGATACGGTAACCATTCATGTAAATCCTACACCGGTGCTTACCACCATCATTGGCACACTATCAGTATGTCCAGGAATAACTGGTCTTACCTATTATTTGCCCAATGGAAACACTTCTTCTACTTACAATTGGACAATTACCGGAGGAACAATCGTAAGTGGACAGGGCAATGACTCTATCCTTGTAAACTGGGGACCAACAGGTATTGGAGTAATATCCGTTATTGAAGTATCAGATAAGGGATGCGTTTCGGAAGATATTGGAATTACCATTTCTATAAACCCTGAACTTGAACCGGCCATTCCATTTGGAGATACAGCCTTATGTGCCAACGAGGCATTTGGCATAACGTATAGTTGCCTGCAAACACCCGGCAGCACCTACAATTGGTATACATCTAATGGCACTATAGTAAGCGGAAACGGTACAAACTCTGTAACTGTTAATTGGAATATAGCAGGCCCTGCCACAGTGTATATATGGTATCAGGAACAAACCACAGCCGATACTATATGCAGCGGCTGGAGTGATACCTTGGCAATTACCTTGTGGCCTGTGCCACAAACTTCAGCAATAAGCGCTTCGCCTGAAGTTTGTATTTATGATACTACCTCATTTGCTGTATTAAACAGCATTGGCAACAGTTATTTCTGGAATGCAGTTAACGGAAACATATCGATTGGGCAGAGCACTAACCAGATGAATGCCTATTGGACTGCAAGTGGGTTGCAACAAGTACAGGTAATTGAGACCAATTCCTTTGGTTGTAAAGACACAGCAGACTATACGATACTGGTTAATCCACTACCCAATGCTAATGCTGGAAATGATACATCGGTTTGCTCTGGTTTTAGCACAAACTTATTGGCAACAGGGGGTATTACTTATAGTTGGAGCCCGGGCACAGGGTTATCAAATGCTTCAATTCCAGATCCGGTAGCTACACCAAATGTTACCACAACCTATGCAGTATTAGTTACTGATACCAATGGATGTAAAAAGTTTGATTCGGTTATGGTAGTGGTTAATCCTTTGCCTGTAGTAGTTACCATCGCCAACCCTCCTGCTATTTGTATTGGCGACAGCTCGCAACTTAGTGCCTCAGGAGGAGCTACGTATCAATGGAGTCCTTCTAATTATCTTAACAATGTTTCGATTGCAAATCCTTATGCGAGCCCTCCAGTAAGTTCCACATATTTGGTAACTGTAACCGATACCAAAGGATGTAGCAGCAGCAGTTCAATAACCATAGTGGTAAACCCATTACCAATTATATCTACCAATAATGATCAAATTATTTGTAATGGTTCCAGTTTCTTGCTTACAGCCTTAGGAGGTGTAACATATCAATGGAGTCCTCCGGGCGGATTAAGTTCGGTAACTGGACAAAGTGTAAGCGCAAGCCCATCACAGCCCACCTTGTATATAGTTACCGGTACAGATGCAAATGGTTGCCAAAATACGGATAGCGTGTTTATCGATATAAATCCACAACCTAAGGCCAATTTTAGTATTCAACCTGATATTTCATGTAAGGGAGTTTCCATTCAGTTCGAAAACTTAAGCGCAGATGCATTGAATTTTGAATGGCAATTTGGCGATAACACAGCGAGCAGCGACATTAACCCGGTTCATTTTTATCAGTTAGGACAGCAAGCATTTGTTCAATTAATTGCATACAACAATTTTTGCAGCGATACCATTATTCTTTCAAATAATGTACTAACACTTTCGGGCTATTTGGATAGTACAGCAAATGTATTTACTCCCAATGGTGACTTAATCAACGATTGTTTTGGACTGCCATTAAATACCAAATTTGAAGATTGCATGACCATGTATGTATTTGATCGTTGGGGAGTGCTGATGTTTGAGAGTAATGCAAGTAGCAAGTGCTGGAATGGAAAAAATAAGCAAGGCAATGATGTGCCTACCGGAACCTATTATTATAAAATTAGAGTTGAGTCGAGCGAAGCATTCGGAGCTTTACAGTTATTAAGAAACTAA
- the rfaE2 gene encoding D-glycero-beta-D-manno-heptose 1-phosphate adenylyltransferase, producing MADYVFRSFDDAKESVANFKNRKQRIVFTNGCFDILHKGHVTYLNEAAALGDVLIVGLNSDDSVKKLKGASRPVNDWAARATVLASLKMVDAVICFEDDTPETLIAQVIPDVLVKGGDYKLHEIVGAGFVQQNGGQVVIIDLVKGFSTSTIISKIENQS from the coding sequence ATGGCTGATTATGTTTTTCGCTCTTTTGACGATGCAAAGGAATCTGTTGCAAATTTCAAAAACAGAAAACAGCGTATAGTTTTTACCAATGGCTGTTTCGATATCTTACACAAAGGGCATGTAACTTATTTGAATGAAGCTGCTGCTTTGGGCGATGTGTTGATAGTAGGACTTAACAGCGATGATTCGGTAAAAAAGCTAAAGGGCGCATCGCGTCCTGTGAATGATTGGGCTGCGCGTGCTACGGTTTTAGCAAGCTTAAAAATGGTGGATGCTGTTATCTGTTTTGAAGATGATACCCCCGAAACCCTAATTGCACAAGTTATTCCCGATGTGCTTGTAAAAGGTGGCGATTATAAACTGCACGAAATAGTAGGTGCCGGTTTTGTACAACAAAACGGTGGCCAGGTGGTAATAATTGATTTAGTAAAAGGTTTTTCTACAAGTACCATCATCTCTAAAATTGAAAACCAAAGCTAG
- a CDS encoding flippase-like domain-containing protein, with translation MIGLSVLLLWLTFRNVNITDVWDKIKAAKFGWVLLSMAFAFFAIVSRAYRWNMLIESSGYKPLLTNSTYAVLFAYLANLAFPRLGEVTRCGALSKKENIPFDVLLGTVIVERAIDVICLLFSIALVFMLEFQTMGNFLYEKVFKGIGASINMTSVIIAMLVIVGAVITTRFLIKSNASSGFVIKIRKLVVGVVSGLSSIKKIRNLPVFIFHTFFIWLMYYFMIYVCFFSLPATSLLGIKECFLILVAGGLGMSAPAPGGIGAYHKLVSEGLALYDVPISDGVAFATLLHTSQIVEMVVCGVFALIMLGTGTSRISKTAA, from the coding sequence ATGATTGGACTGAGCGTCCTCTTGCTTTGGCTTACCTTTAGGAATGTTAACATTACCGATGTATGGGATAAAATAAAGGCGGCCAAGTTTGGTTGGGTGCTTTTGTCCATGGCTTTTGCATTTTTTGCTATTGTATCGCGTGCTTATCGATGGAACATGCTTATTGAAAGTAGTGGTTACAAACCCCTGCTAACAAACTCTACCTATGCAGTATTGTTTGCCTATCTGGCCAATCTTGCATTTCCGCGTTTAGGCGAGGTTACTCGTTGTGGGGCGCTAAGTAAAAAGGAAAACATCCCTTTTGATGTATTGCTGGGAACTGTAATTGTAGAACGTGCAATTGATGTGATATGCCTTTTGTTTTCAATTGCTCTTGTGTTTATGCTCGAGTTTCAAACCATGGGAAACTTTTTATACGAAAAGGTATTCAAAGGCATAGGTGCCTCAATTAATATGACATCAGTAATTATAGCCATGCTTGTTATAGTTGGTGCAGTTATAACTACTCGTTTTTTAATTAAAAGCAATGCAAGTTCCGGATTTGTAATTAAGATTCGCAAGTTGGTAGTGGGGGTGGTTTCAGGGTTAAGTAGTATCAAAAAAATACGCAACCTTCCGGTGTTTATTTTTCACACTTTCTTTATTTGGCTCATGTATTATTTTATGATTTATGTATGTTTCTTTTCGTTACCGGCTACTTCGCTTTTGGGAATAAAAGAATGTTTTTTGATACTGGTGGCCGGAGGTCTAGGCATGAGCGCACCTGCACCCGGAGGCATTGGCGCATATCATAAGTTGGTAAGTGAAGGCCTTGCATTGTATGATGTTCCAATTTCAGATGGAGTAGCTTTTGCAACACTATTACATACATCGCAGATTGTTGAAATGGTTGTTTGCGGTGTGTTTGCGTTAATAATGTTAGGTACCGGTACATCTCGCATAAGCAAAACTGCCGCATGA
- the purB gene encoding adenylosuccinate lyase, whose translation MISTQLDAISPIDGRYHLHCKELSAYFSEFALIKYRVWVEVEYFIALSKLNLNNLGEISNVQQEELRKLPSEFNIADATRIKEIEATTNHDVKAVEYFLKEKMAALGLEAKTEFIHFALTSQDINNTATPLMLNHFIQQHYFPQITSLMGLLDSLSMEWQDIPMLSRTHGQPASPTRLGKEIYVYKARLQNQLEQLKNARHAAKFGGATGNFNAHHVAYPDIDWEKFADDFIASLGLYRLPYTTQIEWYDDMAAIFDNMARMNTILIDFCRDVWTYISLNYFIQETKAGEVGSSAMPHKVNPIDFENAEGNLGLANALLNFFSSKLPVSRLQRDLTDSTVLRNIGVPMAHTYISVKSIVRGLGKLKVNQTRIAQDLEANWAVVAEAIQTILRSEGYPQPYEALKQLTRGHQDINEASIKNFIQSLDVSDNIKNRLLHLTPFNYVGVFTKKEL comes from the coding sequence ATGATTTCTACTCAACTTGATGCCATTTCGCCCATTGACGGCAGGTATCATTTACATTGCAAAGAACTATCAGCCTACTTTTCTGAATTCGCCTTAATTAAATATCGCGTTTGGGTTGAGGTTGAATATTTCATAGCGCTTAGCAAACTTAACTTGAACAACCTTGGAGAAATTTCAAACGTGCAACAAGAAGAATTGCGAAAGCTACCTAGTGAATTTAACATTGCTGATGCTACCCGAATTAAAGAAATAGAAGCTACAACCAATCATGATGTAAAAGCGGTAGAATATTTTCTGAAAGAAAAAATGGCAGCACTTGGACTAGAAGCCAAAACGGAGTTTATACATTTTGCACTTACCTCGCAGGATATTAATAACACGGCAACACCATTAATGTTGAATCACTTTATACAACAACATTATTTTCCGCAAATAACCTCGCTTATGGGTTTGCTTGATTCATTGTCTATGGAATGGCAGGATATACCCATGCTATCGCGTACGCATGGGCAGCCGGCATCGCCAACCAGGTTAGGCAAGGAGATATATGTGTACAAAGCTCGTTTGCAAAATCAGCTGGAACAATTAAAAAATGCAAGGCACGCAGCTAAATTTGGTGGCGCTACCGGAAACTTTAATGCACACCATGTTGCCTATCCCGATATAGATTGGGAAAAATTTGCAGATGATTTTATTGCATCACTTGGCTTGTATCGGTTACCATATACTACACAAATTGAATGGTATGATGATATGGCTGCCATTTTTGACAACATGGCTCGTATGAATACCATCCTGATTGATTTTTGTCGCGATGTGTGGACCTATATTTCGTTGAATTACTTTATACAGGAAACCAAAGCAGGCGAAGTAGGCAGTAGTGCTATGCCACATAAAGTAAATCCCATCGATTTTGAAAATGCCGAAGGTAACCTCGGACTAGCCAATGCATTGCTCAACTTTTTCAGCAGTAAACTGCCGGTGTCGCGCTTGCAACGCGACCTTACTGACAGCACCGTATTGCGTAACATTGGAGTGCCAATGGCTCATACTTACATTTCGGTTAAGTCTATTGTACGTGGTTTGGGCAAGCTAAAGGTAAACCAAACTAGAATTGCGCAAGACCTGGAAGCTAACTGGGCTGTGGTGGCCGAGGCTATACAAACCATATTACGTAGCGAAGGTTATCCACAACCATACGAAGCACTTAAACAATTAACCCGTGGCCATCAAGATATCAACGAAGCTTCTATCAAAAATTTTATTCAATCGCTTGATGTTTCTGACAACATAAAAAATAGATTATTGCATTTGACACCCTTCAACTATGTTGGTGTTTTTACAAAAAAAGAATTATAA
- a CDS encoding sigma-70 family RNA polymerase sigma factor translates to MKDTFNELELINRYAQHGDREAVGLLFKQSRSFAYGIARKYYDNDDDAKDAVMNVFEQLLATLKTQRPDNFRAWLHHVVKNHCLMDLRKQNAKMRSDDAIKLNYYANVESETDLHLEQNKEAMLNGLEEAINTLKDQQQVCIRMMYLENKSYQDIQSQTGFTFNDVKSHIQNGKRNLKIIMMENLKKIQLIVLLYLFN, encoded by the coding sequence TTGAAAGATACATTCAACGAATTAGAACTAATAAATCGCTATGCCCAACATGGCGACAGGGAAGCCGTTGGTTTACTTTTTAAGCAATCGCGCTCTTTTGCCTATGGTATAGCAAGAAAATATTATGACAACGATGATGATGCTAAAGATGCGGTCATGAATGTATTTGAGCAATTGCTCGCCACCTTAAAGACACAACGGCCCGATAATTTCAGAGCGTGGCTGCATCATGTGGTAAAAAATCATTGCCTGATGGATTTGCGTAAGCAGAACGCCAAAATGCGCAGTGATGATGCTATCAAACTTAATTACTATGCCAATGTGGAATCAGAAACCGATTTGCATCTTGAACAAAACAAAGAAGCGATGTTGAACGGACTGGAAGAAGCCATTAATACCCTGAAAGATCAGCAGCAGGTGTGTATACGCATGATGTACCTCGAAAATAAATCGTACCAGGATATACAAAGTCAAACTGGCTTTACTTTTAACGATGTTAAAAGTCACATTCAAAACGGAAAGCGAAACCTAAAGATCATTATGATGGAAAACTTAAAAAAGATACAGCTAATTGTTTTATTATATTTGTTTAATTAA